A single region of the Lineus longissimus chromosome 14, tnLinLong1.2, whole genome shotgun sequence genome encodes:
- the LOC135498943 gene encoding uncharacterized protein LOC135498943, translating into MQLLRTLWDVSTCCTRRGRQQPLTAIEHSNYCKMDTTKPKDKNKERSDTSDTLKKKKDEPSAHCSTKWKTDTQKRPFDDKSVLGYLHNTSPVKRSKANNPYFDAELQTGPSQYSRVVCFNKHHHQFFKESEEKRSPIKLMNIVTAPNWQDKSKTDIKVTKDTTLEANKKTLAFKPQQPPVIQPITTTVTEFVRNIPSTEKKKINLTAYVSGVVEEEYEITLSYRSEPTKNKVYAIADENTSTKLTAWATIIDSIQVHNTYKFENLSVSNFNIKHLQTTFSTIVTKTNSMDNPCLDLPTTEELTELTQAKCETVQSEIVISCNSCQASIDIDDLYDDMYKCNSCGMRQLSNSVIKQVKVKLNLSDHGVKYRINARNPALSDFMKFHQAPMDTTEEIDGFFLRAEPFGVKFNTNLMAVSFSTES; encoded by the exons CTCTAACTATTGTAAGATGGACACCACTAAGCCAAAGGATAAAAACAAAGAGAGAAGTGATACATCAGAcacattgaagaagaaaaaagatgagCCATCAGCACACTGCAG TACCAAATGGAAAACTGACACACAAAAAAGGCCATTCGATGACAAGTCGGTTCTTGGCTATCTACATAATACCTCGCCGGTGAAACGTTCGAAAGCAAATAACCCTTACTTCGATGCTGAACTCCAGACTGGACCTTCCCAATACTCACGTGTTGTGTGCTTTAACAAACACCACCACCAATTCTTCAAGGAGTCTGAAGAAAAACG AAGCCCAATCAAGCTCATGAATATTGTCACTGCACCAAACTGGCAGGATAAAAGTAAAACTGATATCAAGGTTACGAAAGATACAACCCTAGAAGCAAACAAGAAAACTCTCGCTTTTAAACCACAGCAGCCACCAGTGATACAACCGATAACAACTACGGTTACAGAATTTGTCCGAAATATCccatcaacagaaaaaaaaaag ATCAATCTCACAGCTTATGTCAGCGGTGTCGTCGAAGAGGAATATGAAATAACATTGAGCTACCGCTCAGAACCCACAAAGAATAAAGTGTACGCTATTGCGGACGAGAACACTTCCACGAAACTTACTGCATGGGCAACGATTATCGACAGCATCCAAGTACACAATACTTACAAGTTCGAAAACCTGTCGGTGTCTAACTTTAACATCAAACACTTGCAAACCACCTTCTCCACTATCGTTACGAAGACCAACAGCATGGATAACCCATGTTTGGACTTGCCAACTACCGAAGAATTGACAGAACTCACTCAAGCAAAGTGTGAAACAGTACAGTCCGAAATCGTAATTTCCTGCAACAGCTGCCAAGCCAGTATTGATATTGATGACCTGTATGATGATATGTACAAATGTAACAGCTGTGGGATGCGTCAGTTATCCAATTCAGTAATCAAACAAGTAAAAGTTAAACTCAATTTATCTGACCATGGTGTAAAATACCGTATCAATGCCCGCAACCCAGCATTGTctgatttcatgaaatttcaCCAGGCCCCAATGGACACAACAGAAGAAATTGACGGATTCTTCCTCCGAGCTGAGCCCTTCGGGGTAAAATTCAACACCAATCTCATGGCAGTATCATTCAGCACAGAGTCTTAA